Genomic segment of bacterium:
GGGTAAGAGAAGGTGGACTATTTTCTGAAACAGAAACCTATTATTCTTTAGCATCCAGAATTAATTTTTATATCAAATTGAATGAAACCGTGTTTCCATTAAGTCGGCTTGAAAATCTACTAAAAGGATATTTAGAAATCAGTGGTTACGGAGCAGATAAATCAGTTGGCAAAGGACAGATAGAATTTATGGCGATTGAAGATTCAGATTTATCTTGTGCCAAACAACCTAATGCTTTCATTTCTTTATCATCCTTTGTTCCTGATTCTGATGACCCAGCAAATGGCTTTTACATCCCTTTAATCAAATATGGAAAGTTAGGTGAGCATTATGCCAGCTCTAAGATTAATAAACTTGATCGGAATAATCGAATAATTGGATTGCATCCATTTAAGAAACCACTCTATATGTTTAAAGCAGGTTCTGTATTTTTTCTGGATGGAAAGCCATTGAAAGAGTATTATGGACAGATAATTAAAAATGTCCATTGGGATACTGAAATTATCCATTATGGCTTGGCTTTTCCATTAGGAGTGAAAATTGAAGAAACCATGGAAGGTGAAGTATGCTAACTTATAAATTTCAGGTTGAAATTCTTACCCCAATTCATATTGGCAGTAAAGATGAGATTGAGTCTTATGAGTATGTAATCAAAAATGGCAAATTGTTCAAAATCAATCTGGCTGATTTTCTCTATCAATTATCACCTGCTGAGCAAGAAGAGTTTGATAAATTCCTTTCAAGTAACATTGTCCAATTAAGGCAGTTTATCAGAAATAGAGCAGGCTTTGATAAGTTTGCTGAATTTAGTATTGATGTTTCAAAAACAGTTGCATCTATCTATGAAACTAAATTGCAAGATGTTCATAACCAGCTTATTGTTGCCCCTTTTATCAGGGAGCTTTCACATCCATTCATTCCTGGCAGTTCTCTTAAAGGGGCAATTAGAACAGCGGTTATCTTTGAACTCTTTCAAGGCAAAGTTGATGAAAAAATGAAGCCAGATATTTTTGAAGCTGAAGTATTAAAGAGTGAGCGAGGATTCTTTGATGAAAAAGCACAACGATTTGTTACCCGAGGTCTGGATGGAGGGAAAGACCCTTTTCGGGCAATCAAGATTACTGATGCCAGATTGCCAGAAAATAGTACTTATGTTGAAAGAGTAGAAACCTTCTCTAAAAAAACAGCAAAACCTCTTGACATTCAGCTTTTTAAAGAAGTTACCTATTCCTCTCTTCAAAATAAACCTATAATCTTCCTTGCTGAATTCCGTTTTGATGACCAGCTTATTAATCGGAACAAAGAGATTAAATTAAAATCTATTGATAATGATTTTATCATCAAGGCTTGTAACAACTTTACTCGCCAGATTATCAAGCACGAATTAGAATATTTTAAAGACCCCCCGACTAATAAGATTTACTCTCATTTACAAGAAGAATCCCGTAATCTCAATAAAGATACCTTTTTACTCAGGATTGGCTGGGGAAGTGGTTTTTCCTCAATGACTGTAAATCTAAAACAGGAAAGACCAAAGTCTATTCAAACCAGAAAGTTGATAGATGGATACTTACCCCTTGGTTGGATAAAGGTTACAGTAAAAGAATAAGGTTGATTATATCTTTGCTCTTTGAAAAGTGAATAAGACCTGATGAATAAGGGATTGTGACCTCGCAATGACGATTTCTCAATAAGGCAAAATTTACGTGCGAATCTAAGACCTGATGAATAAGGGATTGCGACGGTGAATTTCACCCAGCCGTCCTTCGCAGGGTTGGGATAAATAAAAGTGCGAATAATAGACCTAATGAATAAGGGATTGCGACCGCCCGCTGATGGCGGAGTTGAAAGTGAAAGTTAAAAGTGAAAGTAAGGCCTCTAAACAATGTAGGATGGGTTCGTAACCCACCCTACTCCCTTGTTAGATAAGATGGGAAAAAGGATAAGGAAACTAATAAAAGAAGAGGAAGATAGCGTGCGAATATATGAGATGTGTGCTAACTGTGAGAAGAAGATTAAAATAATTGGGCTGGGAAGGGTAACAGAAGATAAGGAAGTCTATATTGTCTAACAAGTTAAGTAGAGTTTGAAAAAATGTCTAAAAATAGGGTAGGTTAGTATTAGTGTTGTAACTTATTGATAGACAGAGAGAAAGGAATATTTTTAGCCGTCAAAAGGAGGTGAAACTAATGCGTATTAAAGAAGGAATTAGGGAGGTTAGTATTTTTAACCTTGCCGAGCCACTATGTGCAAGGGGTTTTGCCCCCTGCTGTGCGAATAATAGACCTGATGAATAAGGGATTGCGACGGCCCGCCTGATGGCGGAGTTGAAAGTCGAAAGTTGAAAGTGAAAGGGAGGAAAGAGAAAGTCAAAAGTTGAAAGTGAAAGGGAGAAAGTGAAAGTCGAAAGTTGAAAGTGAAAGGGAGGAAAGGAAAGAACGAATGAAAGATTTTAGAGAGCTTAAAGTATGGCAAATGGGAATGACATTGTTTGAGATGGTTGTAAAGGATGTAGAATTATTTCCAAAAACTGAGGCAGGAAGAATTATTGCCAATCAAATCCTAAGGAGTGTTTCATCTATAACTGCCAATATTGCTGAAGGATATGGGAGAAGAAAAGGCAAAGAGTTTGAACACTATCTTTACATTGCCAGAGGCTCAACAAATGAAACAATTGACTGGTATGAGAAAATAAAAAGATTAGGTTATATTGATAGCGTGAGCTTTGAAAAAAGAGAACAAATGTGTCAAGAAATACGAGCCATGTTGAGTAAAATGATAGACACATTAGATAGATAATCCTTTTTCACTTTCTACTTTCAACTTTCACTCCA
This window contains:
- the csm5 gene encoding type III-A CRISPR-associated RAMP protein Csm5, with protein sequence MLTYKFQVEILTPIHIGSKDEIESYEYVIKNGKLFKINLADFLYQLSPAEQEEFDKFLSSNIVQLRQFIRNRAGFDKFAEFSIDVSKTVASIYETKLQDVHNQLIVAPFIRELSHPFIPGSSLKGAIRTAVIFELFQGKVDEKMKPDIFEAEVLKSERGFFDEKAQRFVTRGLDGGKDPFRAIKITDARLPENSTYVERVETFSKKTAKPLDIQLFKEVTYSSLQNKPIIFLAEFRFDDQLINRNKEIKLKSIDNDFIIKACNNFTRQIIKHELEYFKDPPTNKIYSHLQEESRNLNKDTFLLRIGWGSGFSSMTVNLKQERPKSIQTRKLIDGYLPLGWIKVTVKE
- the cas2 gene encoding CRISPR-associated endonuclease Cas2, yielding MLDKMGKRIRKLIKEEEDSVRIYEMCANCEKKIKIIGLGRVTEDKEVYIV
- a CDS encoding four helix bundle protein, coding for MKDFRELKVWQMGMTLFEMVVKDVELFPKTEAGRIIANQILRSVSSITANIAEGYGRRKGKEFEHYLYIARGSTNETIDWYEKIKRLGYIDSVSFEKREQMCQEIRAMLSKMIDTLDR